The Moorella glycerini genomic interval CAGCTTTAATCAGCTCCCCCTTCAATTCTTCGATCCCCTGGCGAGTCAGGGCGCTAACCGGCAGGACCCGCTGTCCCAGGGTTTTTTCCAGGTCCGGCAATAGTTCCCGGCCGCCCCGGTCGATTTTATTTAAAACTATCACCAGGGGCAGGTTTTGTTCCTTTAGTCGCTGCCAGAGTTCCAGTTCGTAAGGTCCAACCCCGGCTGCCGGGTCCAGGACCAGGATGGCCAGGTCAGTGCGCCGCAGGACTTCCATGGTCTTTTTGACCCTTAAAGCGCCCAGTTCGCCCACGTCGTCAATTCCGGCCGTGTCGATGAGCACGACGGGACCCAGGGGTAAAATTTCCATGGATTTAAGGACCGGGTCGGTAGTCGTGCCAGGAACGCTGGAGACTACGGCCAGTTCCTGGTTGGTCAAGGCGTTGATTAAACTGGACTTGCCGGCATTGCGGCGGCCAAAGATAGCAATATGCAGGCGGTTACCCCGCGGTGTTGTTTCCAAAGCCACCTCACCTCGCAGTAAAGCAAAAACAAGCTGCGCTCTAAAGAAATTATGTATTCTTTCAGGCGCCGGCCGGGGAATTTTGCCAGAAAAAAACGGGAGTTTATCTCCCGTAGCTTACCACCCTTTAACTGGCCTGTTTGGCGGCCTTCTCTTTATTGGCACTGCTGTCGCCGTCATCTATTCTGGCCGCTTCCTTGATTTCTTCAGTTACGGAATTAGTAGCATTCTTAAACTCCCTGATGCCCTTACCCAGGGCGCGGCCCACCTCGGGTAGCTTGCCGGGGCCAAAAATAATCAACGCCAGGACTAAAATCAAAATTAATTCAGGGGCTCCCAAACCGAACATGCTTCTCACCTCCTGCTTATTTTAATTTTACACCTTTCCCGCAAAAGTTTAAATACCTTCTTCCCTGGCTTTTTCTTCTCTACGACGGCGTACCAGGAAGGATATCCAGATGCTTGCTTCATAAAGTACCACCATAGGCAGGGCCATCAAGGTCTGGGAAACTATATCCGGAGTTGGTGTTACAATGGCAGCCACGATAAAGATGAGCAAGATGGCATATTTACGGTTTTTAGCCAAAAATTTAGGAGTAACCAAACCCAAATAGGTCAGAAGCATAATTACTAAAGGCAGCTGGAAGACGGCCCCGAAAGGTAATACAAACATGGTCAGGAAACTAAAGTATTTCGATATGGTAATCAGTGGCGTAAAGCCTTCGCTGGCAGTTACCAGTAAAAAGCGGAGGGCCGCCGGGAAAACCACCAGGTAACCGAAGACTATTCCCGCCGCAAAGAGCACTATCGAGGCCGGCATCAACATATAAACCAGGCGCCGTTCATGGCTGTGCAGGGCCGGCAGGATAAAGCTCCAGACCTCCCAGAGGATCACCGGTAGAGCCAGGAAGATAGCTGCCACGAAACAAATTTTTATCGTGGTAAAGAAGGCCTCCCACGGGGTGATAAAGACAGGGTTGATGCCTACGGCCTTAATGGGCCGCATGATTAAAACCAGCAACTGGTCCCGGAAGCCAAAATAAACAGCGATAGTTGCGATCACCAGAGCGATAATACATACCAGCAGTACCCGTCGCAAAGCTTCCAGGTGCTCCGTCAGGGTCATAGACTTATCTTCCATCGCTCCACCTCCGTACATGAGATGTAAAAGATAGGAAGTGGGCCAGGGTAGAACCTTCTAACCCGTTGCTTGATTGGTTTAATTATAATGCAACTATCATAGCCAGGCAACCTTCATTTCTTAATACCTACGTGGACGGCGACAATACCACCTGTCAGTTCGTAATAGCGCGCTCCCTCCAGGCCCAGGTCGCGGAAGTACTGCAATATTACTTCCTGGTGGGGATAGCCCTTAAGGGAGCGGGGCAGGTAGCTGTAGGGGCCATCCATTCCCACTCCCAGGCGTCCTATGAAAGGCACCAGGTGATCAAAGTACAGGTAATAAAGCTGCTGAAAAAGGGGCCGGGTGGGTTTGGCTAACTCCAGGGAAACCACCCGTCCTCCCGGCCGTACCACCCGCTTCATTTCCGCCAGGCCCCGCTTGATATCAGGGAGGTTGCGCAGGCCAAAGGCAATGGTAGCGCAGTCAAAGGTATTATCTGGGAAGGGGAGGTCCAGGGCATTGCCTTCTACCAGTTGCACCAGGTGGCCGGAGGGACTGGCTGCCAGGCGCCGCCGGGCCACCGCAAGCATGGCCGGGGCAAAATCCAGTCCAACTACCTGCCCGCCAGGGGCAACGGCCCGGGCCAGTTCTAAAGAGAGCATACCAGTACCACAACAGACATCCAAAGCCCTCTTCCCGGGTGCAAGGCCTGTCCGGGCTACAGTGAAGCGGCGCCACCCCCGGTCACAGTTAAAACTGAGAATCGTATTTAACAGGTCATAACGGGGAGCAATGTGGTTAAAAATGCCCCTTACATATTCCTCTTTAGTCACAGGGCCATCACCCGTTTGACAGGCAACTCATCGTTTAGTTGTATGACCAGTTGACCAAGGAGTTCCCTTACCGTTCCGGGAGCAAGTCTTTCTACGGCCTGGCTGGCTTTAAGGGTTACTGCCTGGCCATTCCACAACTTGCCTAAAAGTAAGCCTATCTCCTGCCAGGCCTGGGTTAGCCTGGCTTCGGTCTGGCCTAACTGGCTGCCCAGGCAAGTTGCCGCGGCAGCCAGGTATTCGCGGGTACGGAGCCTTTCAGGGGAAGAGACTTTTTCTTGTTGCCGGGCAGCCTCCAGGTGAATCCGGCAAATCAACTGGGAAAGGGGCGCCAGAAATTGCAGGTTACCATCGCGGCACAAGAGATCAAAAAAACGGGTGTAGAAATAATCTCCCACCAGGGTTTCCAGGGCTATCTCGTGCTTAACATTGTTATGAATCAATGAGGCCAGGAAAATAAATTGAAATACGGCAGCCAGAGAAAGGGCCCTGGGGCCGAAGTAACCCTGTGTATGGGCGCTCAAAAGAACTAGAGCAGGCAGAAAATCTTGATCAAAATGGTTCAAAACAGGCCACGTAAGCCCCGGTAACGGCCGGCCTTGCATGAGGCTTTCCTTTATCAAGCGCTGGCGCACCATTTCCAGCTCAGGTTGTAATAATTTAAACAGGGCGGTCAACATCCAGCCCTCCTATAAATGAAAATGCATATTCCTTTTGATATTCTATTCTTAAAAGCATATTCCTGCTGGTTATTTATCGCAAAAACGCCACAGGCCCTGCAAGTTTTCTCCCTGCAAGGCCTGTCAGCTCCTACCTTTGCTACTACCTTTACTTGTAGGTAATAAAATAAATATCCCTCCTACAGATTTACCGCTGCCGCCCGAGGAGATTCCATGACGCCCCGTTCAATTTCGGTGGCGTGGACTTCGCCTGCCCGGAATTGCTCGGTTAAGTACCTGCAGGCATCCCAGGGATTTACCCTTTCACCACAGGTAAAAACATCTACGGCAGCATACCCTAACTCCGGCCACGTGTGGATTGCCAGGTGCGATTCGGAGATGACCACCACGCCGCTGACACCCTGAGGGCTGAATTTATGGAAGCAGACTTCCCGGATTTCAGCACCGGCTTCTAGAGCGGCTTTGACCATGATTTCTTCGACCTTTTTGATGTCGTTTAATATCTCGAAGCTACATCCATAAACCTCAGCTAAAACATGACGGCCCAATGCGCGCAATTATCATTCCTCCTCCAGGATAAAAGTGGGGCATGACCTCAATCAAATCCAATTGTAACCTCACTCCCCCTTATTGTCAACTAAAAATCGCAGGAGATGTCGGATAAAGTTGAGGGCTTGTCTTGACTGGGGATAACAAAGCATTCTTGAAGGCAAATTCCAACTCAGAAGCGGCCTGGTACCAAACCATGCCGCTTCTCAGTCTTTTAGCCATCCAATTCCAGTAAATCGTCTTCCCCTCAATGTGAGGAAATCCCCGGGTTTAACTGTACTTAACTAACCGGAACGAACATCGCCGTACCATCTCCGTACCCACTCCGTTATATGAACGTATAAGCCATAAAGTTACATTTAACTGTTCCGCTTATTTACGGGCCACGTCGTGGCCGCCGAACTCATGGCGCAGGGCGGCGATCACCTTGGTGGCAAAGCTCTCCTCCTGCTCGGAGCGGTAGCGCATCAGCAGGGCTGTCGTGATTACCGGCGCCGGTACCTTCAGCCGTAGGGCTTCCTCCACTGTCCAGAGGCCCTCACCGGAGGAATAAGCGATATCTTTTATGTTTTCCAGGGTAGCGTCTTTGCTAAGGGCACTTTCCATGAGGTCCATAAGCCAGCCGCGGATAACGGAACCATGGCGCCAGACCCCGGCCACCGCCTTCAGATCCAGTTTGAAAGGCCCTTTAGCCAGGACTTCCATCCCCTCGCCGATGGCCTGCATCATGCCGTATTCGATGCCGTTGTGGACCATTTTAACATAGTGGCCGCTGCCGGGCGGTCCGGTGTGCAGGTAGCCCCCGGGAACGGTTATATCCTTAAACAAAGGCTCCAGGTAAGCAAAGAGCTCATCCCCGGCCCCAACCATACAGCAGGCGCCGTAGCGGGCCCCCTCCATACCGCCGCTGGTACCGGAATCGGCGAAGCGGATTCCCTTTTCTTTTAAAAATTGATAGCGGCGTAAAGTATCCCGGTAATGAGAATTTCCCCCGTCGACGATAATATCGCCGGGAGCAAGCAGGGGTAATAGCTGTTCTATAACTTCATCAACGGTTTTACCTGCCGGGATCATGAGCCAGATAAGGCGGGGAAGTCCCAGTTGCCCCACCAGTTCTTCCAGGCTGTAGGCCCCTTTAACCCCCCGGGCAGCAGCCTTATCCACTGTCGACCTCGTGCGGGCGTACCCTATCACTTCGTGGCCATGATCCAGCATATTGAGGGCCAGGTTGAGGCCCATTTTACCCAGGCCGATTAAACCGATTTGCAAATTAATATTCCTCCTCTGCACAGGATACGATTATTATATTTTGTATTGTCGACCCTATAAATATAGTAACGATTCTGGTGCAAGAACCCAAAATTAAAGGGCGCGTCCCAAGTACGCAAGAGCTTTTTGAAAGTAAAAATGTTATTTTATGGACATAATGATCTCCTTAAAAGTATTAGTGGGACCATTATCGCTTCCTTTTTACCTGGTTTTTGCATCAAGCAGGGACACTTAATAAATTCCAGGGAAAGGAGGATGTTGACCGGCTTGTTGGGGCTACCGTTATCCGGGCAATAAAGAGGAGCGATTTTCTTTTCGTCTATCTTGCAAAACACGTGCTCATAGTAGATAGGAGCCCAGCTTTTCTTTAGTTGAGCCGTTGTCCTGGGGTGCATTAAGGTGGTGGTATTAAATAATTCCGTTTGCAAATGCGATTT includes:
- a CDS encoding Sec-independent protein translocase subunit TatA/TatB translates to MFGLGAPELILILVLALIIFGPGKLPEVGRALGKGIREFKNATNSVTEEIKEAARIDDGDSSANKEKAAKQAS
- the tatC gene encoding twin-arginine translocase subunit TatC, giving the protein MEDKSMTLTEHLEALRRVLLVCIIALVIATIAVYFGFRDQLLVLIMRPIKAVGINPVFITPWEAFFTTIKICFVAAIFLALPVILWEVWSFILPALHSHERRLVYMLMPASIVLFAAGIVFGYLVVFPAALRFLLVTASEGFTPLITISKYFSFLTMFVLPFGAVFQLPLVIMLLTYLGLVTPKFLAKNRKYAILLIFIVAAIVTPTPDIVSQTLMALPMVVLYEASIWISFLVRRRREEKAREEGI
- the ubiE gene encoding bifunctional demethylmenaquinone methyltransferase/2-methoxy-6-polyprenyl-1,4-benzoquinol methylase UbiE; the protein is MTKEEYVRGIFNHIAPRYDLLNTILSFNCDRGWRRFTVARTGLAPGKRALDVCCGTGMLSLELARAVAPGGQVVGLDFAPAMLAVARRRLAASPSGHLVQLVEGNALDLPFPDNTFDCATIAFGLRNLPDIKRGLAEMKRVVRPGGRVVSLELAKPTRPLFQQLYYLYFDHLVPFIGRLGVGMDGPYSYLPRSLKGYPHQEVILQYFRDLGLEGARYYELTGGIVAVHVGIKK
- the speD gene encoding adenosylmethionine decarboxylase, whose product is MRALGRHVLAEVYGCSFEILNDIKKVEEIMVKAALEAGAEIREVCFHKFSPQGVSGVVVISESHLAIHTWPELGYAAVDVFTCGERVNPWDACRYLTEQFRAGEVHATEIERGVMESPRAAAVNL
- the gnd gene encoding phosphogluconate dehydrogenase (NAD(+)-dependent, decarboxylating) — protein: MQIGLIGLGKMGLNLALNMLDHGHEVIGYARTRSTVDKAAARGVKGAYSLEELVGQLGLPRLIWLMIPAGKTVDEVIEQLLPLLAPGDIIVDGGNSHYRDTLRRYQFLKEKGIRFADSGTSGGMEGARYGACCMVGAGDELFAYLEPLFKDITVPGGYLHTGPPGSGHYVKMVHNGIEYGMMQAIGEGMEVLAKGPFKLDLKAVAGVWRHGSVIRGWLMDLMESALSKDATLENIKDIAYSSGEGLWTVEEALRLKVPAPVITTALLMRYRSEQEESFATKVIAALRHEFGGHDVARK